Proteins found in one Carassius auratus strain Wakin chromosome 12, ASM336829v1, whole genome shotgun sequence genomic segment:
- the chadlb gene encoding chondroadherin-like b: MTERVFVNKDRERVIFIQKRNTKMFSLPTVLVIMLLALEFHTVQSGKCPKFCICDNIQLTVACVNKNLTEVPPTIDEITVKLDLRGNDMQELPTGAFTHTPYLTHLSLQNSNIQRVREGAFRRLGRLVLLNLANNKIEILYQESFDGLTSLKQLIIDRNRVEEIQPGAFSQLGFLNLLSLTHNQLVYIPNMAFQGLQNIKWLRLSQNSLNYLATEAFAGLFTLTRLSLDNNELQFFPTETMTRLPEVTRLELSYNPMTYLGEESVSMPKLTHLLLDHNSLQDFSNAAILLSPRLAHLDLSHNQLRVLQPMAPGSPKLSRLNLAGNPIYCSCYMRPLREWAMRERVRLGGTCGGPAHLSGENLEAVNPADLRCQSQEAMLKAELEELSRLPTLPTTPPPDKVKCPANCQCEAENKHSSCENKGLPKIPRGFSPDTRLLDLRGNHFHYVPANSFPGTAEVVSLHLQRCKIHEVEDGAFNGMKSLVYLYLSENDLTSLSPEAFKGLPHLTYLHLEKNRFTQFPKGAFRLLPGLLALHMENNAIAKLEAGILTGAEKLRGLYLTSNAITAVASRAFDPAPDLDTLHLGTNKLKEVPSEALSKASSLAELNLSRNPIRWIGPQVFQPVAATLKHLYLNHMGLEKVSKDSLAGLGSGLRSLLLEGNQLEELPDLGPLTGLEVINLAENPLVCDCPLLPLRKWIEQVNLKVRATCGHPPELRGQRVKDVHVFKSCPGEKHPLIQHPKPTKATKTESALISPPKVIKIVKAKNKSAKPITLQKRTAKKRKLV; encoded by the exons ATGACGGAGCGTGTTTTTGTTAATAAGGACCGCGAGAGAGTCATATTTATTCAGAAAAG AAACACCAAAATGTTTAGCCTTCCCACAGTGTTGGTTATAATGTTACTTGCCCTGGAGTTCCATACTGTGCAGTCAGGCAAATGCCCAAAGTTCTGCATCTGTGACAACATCCAGCTCACGGTTGCTTGTGTCAACAAGAATCTCACTGAGGTGCCGCCTACCATTGATGAG ATAACAGTGAAACTCGACCTGAGAGGAAATGACATGCAGGAGCTTCCTACAGGGGCGTTCACACACACCCCTTACCTCACCCACCTGTCGCTGCAGAACAGCAACATCCAAAGGGTACGGGAAGGTGCTTTCCGCAGACTTGGCCGGCTGGTCTTACTTAACCTGGCCAACAACAAGATTGAGATCCTGTACCAG GAGTCATTTGATGGGCTTACATCACTGAAGCAGCTAATTATTGACCGAAACAGAGTGGAGGAGATCCAGCCTGGAGCCTTTTCACAGCTTGGCTTTCTCAACctcctctcactcacacacaaccaATTGGTGTACATACCTAACATGGCATTTCAGGGTTTGCAGAACATCAAATGGCTACGTCTCAGTCAAAATTCTCTCAATTATCTGGCAACAGAAGCATTTGCTGGCCTCTTCACTCTTACACGTTTGAGCCTGGATAACAATGAACTACAGTTTTTCCCCACTGAGACGATGACAAG ACTTCCAGAAGTAACTCGCTTAGAGCTAAGCTACAACCCCATGACCTACCTTGGAGAGGAGTCTGTATCTATGCCCAAACTCACTCACCTCCTCCTGGATCATAACTCCCTGCAGGATTTTTCAAATGCAGCTATCCTGCTTTCTCCTCGTCTTGCTCATCTGGACCTAAGTCATAACCAGCTGCGCGTCCTGCAGCCAATGGCCCCCGGCTCTCCCAAACTGAGTCGCCTCAATCTGGCAGGCAACCCTATCTACTGCAGCTGCTACATGCGGCCTCTGCGTGAGTGGGCGATGCGGGAGCGTGTTCGCCTGGGTGGTACGTGTGGAGGTCCTGCACATCTGTCCGGTGAGAATCTGGAGGCGGTCAATCCCGCTGATTTGCGCTGTCAGAGCCAGGAGGCCATGCTGAAGGCCGAGCTGGAGGAGCTGAGCAGACTGCCCACACTCCCCACAACCCCACCGCCAGATAAAGTCAAATGCCCAGCCAACTGTCAGTGTGAG GCTGAGAACAAGCACTCATCTTGTGAAAACAAAGGCCTCCCCAAGATCCCCCGTGGATTTTCACCGGACACGCGCTTGTTGGACTTACGGGGCAACCATTTCCACTACGTCCCTGCAAACAGTTTCCCGGGCACTGCAGAAGTGGTTTCCCTTCACTTGCAGCGCTGCAAGATCCATGAGGTAGAAGATGGGGCTTTCAATGGTATGAAGAGTCTGGTCTACCTTTACCTCTCAGAAAATGACCTCACTTCATTGAGTCCCGAGGCATTCAAGGGGTTGCCCCATCTCACTTACCTCCATCTGGAGAAGAATCGTTTCACTCAGTTCCCCAAAGGAGCATTCAGGCTGTTGCCCGGTCTGCTGGCTCTGCACATGGAGAATAATGCTATCGCTAAACTAGAAGCAGGGATCCTGACCGGTGCTGAGAAACTGAGGGGCCTCTATCTCACTTCCAACGCCATCACAGCGGTTGCTTCCAGGGCCTTTGATCCTGCACCGGACTTGGATACTCTTCATCTAGGCACAAACAAACTCAAAGAAGTTCCAAGTGAGGCTCTTTCTAAAGCCAGCAGCCTAGCAGAGCTTAATCTCTCCCGTAACCCTATTCGCTGGATCGGACCACAGGTTTTTCAGCCAGTTGCTGCCACACTTAAACATCTTTACCTGAATCATATGGGTTTAGAAAAG GTCTCTAAAGATTCACTAGCAGGACTGGGGTCCGGTCTGAGGAGTCTGTTGCTTGAAGGAAACCAACTTGAGGAGCTGCCAGACTTGGGTCCACTTACAGGACTCGAGGTTATAAACTTGGCAGAGAATCCACTGGTCTGCGATTGTCCACTGTTGCCTCTTCGCAA GTGGATCGAGCAGGTGAATCTGAAGGTCAGAGCCACCTGTGGCCACCCACCAGAACTCAGAGGTCAAAGGGTCAAAGACGTCCATGTTTTTAAGAGCTGCCCAGGGGAAAAGCATCCTCTTATTCAGCACCCAAAACCAACCAAGGCCACAAAGACCGAATCTGCTCTTATCAGTCCTCCAAAAGTCATCAAGATAGTCAAAGCCAAAAACAAAAGTGCAAAACCTATTACATTGCAGAAACGTACAGCGAAGAAGAGGAAGTTGGTGTGA